From Marinitoga sp. 38H-ov:
AAAAAGCTATTAATGTATTAAAAGATAATAAAGGCACACAATTTGATCCTATGATTGTTGAAATATTCGTTAAATTTTTAGGAGAAAACCAATAGTGGTTTTCTCCTAAAATGAATTTCTAAAAGCATTTCTCCATCTTTCGATTTTTGAAAAATAGCATTTTATAATATTTTCTATTTCTGTTGTAGAAAAAGGTTTTAATAGGTAGTCATCAGCACCAGCTTCAATAGCTTCAAGAACTCTTTCCATTGTAGAATTACCAGTTATCATTATAACTTGAATTAATGAGTTTAAATCCTTTACTTTTCTTAAAAACTCAAAAGAATCAAGTCCAGGCATTACTATATCCAATAATATAATATGAAACTGTTCTTCATTTATTTTTTTTAAAGCTATATCGGCATTTTCAGCTGTTTCAATTTTTGTATTTTCAAAATTCATTTCAATATAATCCTTTAATACTTCTCTTATACCGGGTTCATCGTCAACGATTAAAACTTTCCAAGCCATAACTTATTCCTCCTTTATTTTAGGAATTTTTAATATAAATTTAGTTCCTTTGTTTACTTCGCTTTCGACATTAATTTCTATTTTATGTTTTAAACATATATTATATACAAAGAACAAACCGTATCCCATACCATGTTTTGATTTAGTAGTGAAAAATGGTTCGAAAATACGTTTAATATTTTCTTTAGGAATCCCCTCGCCGTTGTCCTCAATAGTAACATTATAAAATGTAGAAAGTTTCATAACGTTAATATTTATAAATCCATTTTTTCTATCTCCTATAGCTTCTATAGCATTTTCTATCAAGTTTGAAAAAACAATCATTAACTCCTGTTTATTTCCTTTAATATAAAATGGGGGATTACATGTTGTATTAAAATTAATAGAAATATTAGAAGGAGCTTTATATCTCATAAATTTTATAACGTCTTTTAAAACATCATATAAATCAATTTTTGTTTGAGAAGTTTCGCCTTTTACTAATGATTTAAATAGACCTGTAATTTCAATTATTCTATATACATTTTCTACAATACTTTTTACATAAGGTTGGTATTTTTCATCAATTATATTATTTAGCATTTCAGACTTCATTAAAACAATAGATAGTGGATTATTTATTTCGTGAAACATTCCTACAATTAGATTATTAGCAATTTCAAGGTATTCAAATACATTTGTGCCGTTTCTTTTTGAGTAGGTGTTATAAATATTTTCTATATGTTTTGATAAAACTTCTATAGAATTATTTACTAAAGGTACAATATTTAAAGGTATATTAGATGTTAATTCATAATAATAAACATTATTAAAAAGCTCAAAGTAATAACTACTAAATTCATTTTTTGATATTTTTGAAATAAAGTCATTGTTTTTTATTAAATCAAAAAAATTTTCTTCTAATTCTTTTTTTGACAAATATTGTATAGAAAACAAAAAAGTAAAAGAGTTATTATAGAAATCTATTAGAGAGTATAAGTATTTAAGTTTTGTATTTATATTTATTTCTGTTAGGTATTCTTTTGTTTTGGGATATAGTTCTATCATAAATTCTTCGCTGGAAATAGGATGAATATTAATAGTAAAATAATTTTCACTCTTTAATATTTTCTTAGATTTTCTTTCTGAAAAATATAGAGTTGAATTATTTTCAATAAAACTTTTAATCATAGATATATAGGAATGATTAACTAAATCAAAAAAATTTTTTTCATGGAAAAATGAATCAAAAGAAAAATTGCTATTTAATATATTTCCATCTTTATCAATTATAGCAATTGGAATT
This genomic window contains:
- a CDS encoding response regulator; the encoded protein is MAWKVLIVDDEPGIREVLKDYIEMNFENTKIETAENADIALKKINEEQFHIILLDIVMPGLDSFEFLRKVKDLNSLIQVIMITGNSTMERVLEAIEAGADDYLLKPFSTTEIENIIKCYFSKIERWRNAFRNSF
- a CDS encoding HAMP domain-containing sensor histidine kinase, producing MKIDINSLRIPIAIIDKDGNILNSNFSFDSFFHEKNFFDLVNHSYISMIKSFIENNSTLYFSERKSKKILKSENYFTINIHPISSEEFMIELYPKTKEYLTEININTKLKYLYSLIDFYNNSFTFLFSIQYLSKKELEENFFDLIKNNDFISKISKNEFSSYYFELFNNVYYYELTSNIPLNIVPLVNNSIEVLSKHIENIYNTYSKRNGTNVFEYLEIANNLIVGMFHEINNPLSIVLMKSEMLNNIIDEKYQPYVKSIVENVYRIIEITGLFKSLVKGETSQTKIDLYDVLKDVIKFMRYKAPSNISINFNTTCNPPFYIKGNKQELMIVFSNLIENAIEAIGDRKNGFININVMKLSTFYNVTIEDNGEGIPKENIKRIFEPFFTTKSKHGMGYGLFFVYNICLKHKIEINVESEVNKGTKFILKIPKIKEE